The Neodiprion lecontei isolate iyNeoLeco1 chromosome 2, iyNeoLeco1.1, whole genome shotgun sequence genome segment AAAAATGGAGTCGAATATGTGCGTATGTTTAAgtatattcaataaataattccaTGTCGTTGTATCAACGCTTTTAATATAACACACGGAAGTAGTACGCGATCGGATAAATGCGTTGTGACGAAGCTCTTGAATAGCATTGGacttaataaaaatatcgaagaaaCTCACCGCGTCATTAAATCCATTGCTGGTTTACTGGACTGAATATTACGCTCGGATTATAGAGAAGTAACTGCCCCCGAAACACACATGGGTTTTAATTTATGCCGAGGACTAATAACTCCGGTTGCGCGTATGTGTATCGTTTAAATTTAACTTTTATTCTCTACCTATCCGCGAAGGTATAAGTAACCACAAAATGCGATAACACCCCCACCGACAATCGCAGCACCTATACCTATTGAAAGGGGCTTAAATAATGACCTCTTGAGTTGCTGCCATTCTTCGGTTTCCTTCTGCCGTCGCTTCATCTCTCGTACCTGAGCGGCCAATTTCTCCTTCTTTGCCAAATTACGCTGCCGCAACTCGTTCTTTCTGTAgacaaagaaatttttttggggGAAATTAAGCATTTCAAGCGTTATTTGATTCCAGATTATGACTGTCACAAAGTACTaattggaacaaaaaaaatacgtacGTATCTGGACTGGATGGTGGGCTGGAGGCTTTGAAGGTATTTTCTCCATCATTATGTAGTTCCCCTGGTAGAGCGACGTTGTCGCTATTCTGATCGTGCAAATTGTTTGCGACAAGAGCAGGGTTTGCTGGTGGAGGGCTCGTGCTGGGCTCTGTGTAGCTCGGAGGTTCGCACGGCAGCGGTTTGTCTGGTGGGCTGCTGATATCTGCTGATTGAGAGAAGCGGATGTATTAGGAAGGGGAACGGACACTTCATCTTGGACCTCAGCTCACGATTATAGTAACTATTCATTGATGAAAGTCATGCAGTATACAATTTGAACAAAGTACCATTGTCACTAGTCGGACTGGGTATCCATTCCGACTTCACCAGTGACTCTCCTCTCGGTGGAGGCTGTGGAGGCGTATCGTCTTCCTCATCTTCCTCATCGTCCTCTTCCACCTCTTCGAGTAGAGAATTACAGATAGCCTCCACTGGGTTATATGAGTTATTTCGTACCTCATTAGTGTTGATATTCTGCAAGGAACAGATCATTCAGTATTTTTAACACAATTGAAAGCGCCACAGTAGTACAATGCTATTAGTGGAGTGAAATATGCAGCGGTCATTTACAACTTAAAATGCTGGAAAATATTCTGGGTAATTGCTGCATACTTGATTTTCATATCTGGAAATTTATGTCGAAATAATAAGCAGTAGTCAACTACATATCGCCACATTAATTATGATGTGAAATTCATTTCCTGAGAGTTTTTGTTCTCGAATATGTTATCTTGTTGACTTTTCTTATCTGGCTGTCATAAACTGTTGGCAACTTTGCTATAGACTTGAAAATTCTAGAGCGAGATAAGAGAAAGTgaatggaataattatgaaaattaatcagaGTCGCTACGAACAAGTCAGAGAATAGCCAATTAAGTAAACACAGTTCAAATCACAGATCAGCGAAGATGGAAAACTGTATGAATTTATTGATCCGCTCAATAAACCATACAAATAACTAATAGCAATGTGCTACCGTGAATTGGTATTAGTTACCACGTTGTTGGACGGCAGCTGCTTAGCTCCTTCTATTATCGCCTCGTAAGAGAAGCGCAATTGATCTGGGGTTTGGATAAGGCCCATTCTATACCGTCTCATCTCTAGCAGAACATCTCGAACGTTGACAGAGTTCAGACCATTTTCTTCTATCTGACGagcaaaagaataatttatcattttaatTTGAACTTGCACTAAGATTATTATTAGCAACACGGGCAAACAAATTTCAGTTTGCACTTAACCAATTTGACTTACCAATACCAAGCAAGAGTCAACCAAACAGAATGTTCCGGACCTCCCAATCCCTGCAGAGCAATGAATCACAGGGGGGCCAACGTTTTGGTCCAGAGCACCAGACTGCCTGACATCAGCAAGGAATTGTAAAAAGGCCGTAGGGCTTTGAGGAACGCCAAAATCTGGCCACATTGTATAGTGGAAATGCAAAATTTCTCTACTTTCCTTTGATTCCACATCTGTCAGTCTgttgaacaaataaaaattaaattgttcaTCCGAAGGATTGGAAACCAAAACTTAAATAGCGTAGTTTTATGGCAAATAAGTCTGGTGAATATAACATCAAATGAGAAAGATTGTAGATAAAGTTACCGTTACAAAATATGTTTTATCGTTTTTATAGATTTAAATTGCCTAGTACCTCAATATTCTGGTCGTGTAATGCGACGCGTCAGTTTTGCTAAGATATTCTACTTTAAGTCCAACGTCTGGGAACATCATTATGTGGTTAGAAGATCCTTCCAAAGGCCAATACTGATGACATTTAACTAGATTCTTCTCAATAACCTTGTTTAGCATGAGTACAGCCTTTGAATTTTGTTCCCATACCATTAGCCAGAAGTGTCCTGACGTGTTGGCCAAGGGACCTTGGGTCAGAATGTATTGCCTATGCGCACGATCCATCTGCATGAAAGAACAATGGAATGATAACGACGTATGAAtcgatcgattaaaaaaataacataataGAACAATAATACAACGAATATGTTGTAATTATAGGACACTCACCCGCACGAGGTTAGCATTGATATAGTCGCAAGGACCTTTTTTGAGAATAATCCTACTATGGTCATAAGGCGCGACATCTCTGTATCGGTTGAATATTCTGTTTTGTGGTTTCTTCGACTCGTTACAGGTGTAGGCATAGTTCCCGCATTCGTTGCGAATATGCTGTAAAATATAGGGGTAGACTAATGATACTTGGAAGGTAAAGTATGTAAAATGCAAAGGTGAGTACCCAGTCGATCGATAAGTGAATATATGAGAAGATTTGGAGATACTACGGGAAGCGCGGCGAAGAGGAATCAACCGGAGGAAAAATTCCCATTGTAAACATATAAAGCATTAGTTGACGTGAAAATATCTGTAAAATAATGAGCGCAAGTAGGTTGACTTGAAGTATGGAGTAATAAGGCTGCATGCAACGTACCGACCAGTCAGACAAGGAGCTTTGTTGTACGGATGTAGGTAGGAGATTGTTGCTACGTGTGTGCTAGAAGCGGAATTCCGGTAATAGTAGATTATAGCGGAATTCTCGAGTGATGAAGTAAGggacaaaaggaaaaaaatatcgcgtgGCTAAAAACGGCGAGGAATTGACGCTTAATAAGTGCGTTGATTTTAAGGGATAATAATTCGGGTCAGGTGGCCAACTGAACGAGGATAGTTTTGATTTTCGAGTAATATAAAGAGGAGAAGATAAAGCGGGAGGGAACAATGAGCAATGAGACATTTCTTGTTGGTTACCTGATAGAGAACTGGCCAGGCCTCTTTCGAGTTGATCTCCAGATATTCCGTCTCTACGTTGCTCGTCCCACTCGTTTCACTGGTCATTTTGTCTGGTGCAGTTTTCTTCCTCTTTATATCACCGCGACAAATCACTCCCAATTTAATGCTGCTTTCCGAAAATAATTACGCTCGACAAGCCATATGAAAATCCGATTTTTTGCAGTTAAATTCAGACGGAACACACGGCACTCAGGTCCACCAGGCCCAGGCCGACCCCTGCCAACGCAAATCGCAAATTTACCGGTGCTGACATCTCGGGGACGGCGGGTGTCTCGCATAGACCTAACAGGGAGTCGCCGCAAAACTCGCCACAATGCAACGCCACCTCGAAATGAGCGGGAGATTTGAATATTAAAACAGTTATTCGTAAGTGAGAACCCGATTGACGGATTTCTTAATACTGACCAATTGGAAGAATCCTTTGGTTCTTTTGGTTTCGAAATGTAACAAGTAGAATATATCCAATGTAAAATCTCAAGAAGCTTTGCGGTAAatcttataatttattaaaatacgaaaaataagTACATCGCAACACAGAGCAGGAAGATTCTCTGTCAACGTCGCTTGGTTATCACTATCCATCGTTtctattatcaattaattggACACAGCTGAAATAACTGGTGTTTGTACTGTTTCACTTACTTACTACCTATGACAAtgttaacgaatttttttttcctgagaaagttttttttgcgACATAGGAGCGTATTTACTCTATGCTGATTTAAAAACTATGCTATGGTACatgtttttttactttcggttgaaaataattagccTGATTTTAACCGTTTGGTAGGTGATTCATCATCGCCGGCGTCAATCTCGGATTTATTTTCCACACTTGTCGTACTTCCAGTTTGTAGCCTAGAAGCCACCATGCCGGATGAAGAAGCTTCGTCTTTCTTCTCCCTGgacagaataaaattaataaataatattagaAAGCAGGAAATGAATTCGTAAATTACTAAATAGATCTAAActacttgaaatttgttacgTACCCAATGACGATTGGCTTGTAACAAGAGATGTTATTGAATCGTGAGTCATTCACCCTTGGATCAACTCGGTGCCATTGAAGAGAATCTATTGGAGGATGGTGTAACTTTTCCAACGCATCGTTCATTGAAACATTTGTGTAGTCCAGCCAATCCTGGATGCGAATAATTAACATTAATGTGTAACAAGCTATTCGTTTTATTTGTCCATTATCTCATTatgatttgaaaaacataCTGCCACTTCTTCTTCACTCTCCAACACCATGGGAATCCGGTGATGCAGCCATGACGGTATTTCCTCGGTATTGGTAGTTATCATCGAACAACTgtatactatttttttctataaaaagtTTTCGTTAATTAATAAGAACCTGTTTGAATCTAATCGCTTGGGTATCGTTGAAGAGGTTCCAGAATGATGTCATCAAAGAATTGGGCAACGATCATTAGTGGAGTATGTAGCCTTAATATAAACCTTAGTATAAACTTGTAACAAGATTCAATACCTCTCCCGACAACCATGTATCGAATATCCCAGGGATTTTTAATAACTTGATTCCTTTCCATCCGTCATCTTCCGACCATTCGGCTTTCCAAGTTTGACGATCTTCAATTTTGACACCTTCATCCTGTTTAGCGTAGATGAAATAAGGTTGCTTGACTCCTTTGATTGTCTGCCTTCTTGTTTTCCATTCGTAATAACCATCGCATACTATCACGCATCGTTGACCGTGTAACAAAGGATGAGAATATACCTTGGATTCAAACAAGCCTTCGTAGCGAGCGTTGTAGGGTGCTATATTGTACTCCCTATAGTCGCCCTGCTAAACAAAGTgaatacaaggaaaaaaaaatcttgaatataGATACAGACACTTCCCAGCAGGCAGTCAGGGTCGTGCGTGTTTGGAAATTTGACCTTGACCCATCGAGGTATAATTCCCCACACCATAGGATGTAGGACTCGTTCCTCCTCAACATTGAAATATCGCCCGGCAACGATGCACGGAAGTATGTCCCTCGGGGCGAGATTATACGAGGGCCAGTAGCCAGTTCCAGATCCGGCATCGCCCGCCTGCCAGCGAGTCCAGCGGTATTTTCCCGCCGAACCTTTATGCTGGCAGGCTTGGCACATCTCCACGGCGTCCAAGGTGCTGAAACAGAATGAGAAACATGTCAAGCAGTGTTGACATCGTATACACCTGCCACAAGTCTGAGTTCTGGAATACCAGGCACTCCGGAACAGCGTCTCATGCGCTACAATTATgccaattatttcaattagcCGAGCTGGCGTACCAGAACTTGTTAACAACTTACCATACCGTACGCCCGCACATCTCGTCCGTTCGACTTTGTTCAACTTCGAACCCGTTTAAAGCAACACGATTCCACTGTCTAGTTCAAAATTGACTTACCGGCTTAACTTTGACGGCCAAACCGCCGACTGTTTGCACTTCACCAATTGCGTTCGAATGGTTCGAATCGTTCCCACGTTTATTTCCAATCTATAATTGTTTAAGCGTTGATTAAATATTGGTAAAGGTAGCAGGCCACGGATATTATTTTGGCGGTAATGGTAGTTCTCTCTATCTACAGATTCTCTTATGGTTACAATCACAATGTGACAGAGCCGGTAGTTGTAGGGAGTTCTTGTATCGAAGCTTGCTGAATCGTTCCTCTATATCTATCTTTCATAATCATCAGTTAATGGTCTAGGATCGATCGGGACGCTACAAATGGCACAATATTGTACTATCAATTAGGCCCCGAAATTTAAGTCACCTTCGAATTGCTTCGAACACTGTGTAACTTTGTCTCggctaaattgatgtaacAATATGCCTTGGTTACATATGCTGTATAAAATCCGGTGGAATAAAGAGTACAATGATTCACTGTTTCTAACGAATCGATAATTTTGAGTATAAGCTCTCGTTCGTTAAGTGTAAAAATCAGTCAACAGAAGGCAGGTCACGTTCTAATAGCTGAATACGGACATTAGATGTGGCGTCAACCACTCCTTAAAACGTTTTCAAAAACTTCTAAATCGTTCGGTGCAACGACATTTGACACTCCGGGGATAAACATCGTTGGGAAGACGTTAGGCTTGAAGTT includes the following:
- the LOC107216964 gene encoding tyrosine-protein phosphatase non-receptor type 2 isoform X2, with the protein product MTSETSGTSNVETEYLEINSKEAWPVLYQHTRSNNLLPTSVQQSSLSDWSHIRNECGNYAYTCNESKKPQNRIFNRYRDVAPYDHSRIILKKGPCDYINANLVRMDRAHRQYILTQGPLANTSGHFWLMVWEQNSKAVLMLNKVIEKNLVKCHQYWPLEGSSNHIMMFPDVGLKVEYLSKTDASHYTTRILRLTDVESKESREILHFHYTMWPDFGVPQSPTAFLQFLADVRQSGALDQNVGPPVIHCSAGIGRSGTFCLVDSCLVLIEENGLNSVNVRDVLLEMRRYRMGLIQTPDQLRFSYEAIIEGAKQLPSNNVNINTNEVRNNSYNPVEAICNSLLEEVEEDDEEDEEDDTPPQPPPRGESLVKSEWIPSPTSDNDISSPPDKPLPCEPPSYTEPSTSPPPANPALVANNLHDQNSDNVALPGELHNDGENTFKASSPPSSPDTKNELRQRNLAKKEKLAAQVREMKRRQKETEEWQQLKRSLFKPLSIGIGAAIVGGGVIAFCGYLYLRG
- the LOC107216964 gene encoding tyrosine-protein phosphatase non-receptor type 2 isoform X1; translated protein: MTSETSGTSNVETEYLEINSKEAWPVLYQHTRSNNLLPTSVQQSSLSDWSHIRNECGNYAYTCNESKKPQNRIFNRYRDVAPYDHSRIILKKGPCDYINANLVRMDRAHRQYILTQGPLANTSGHFWLMVWEQNSKAVLMLNKVIEKNLVKCHQYWPLEGSSNHIMMFPDVGLKVEYLSKTDASHYTTRILRLTDVESKESREILHFHYTMWPDFGVPQSPTAFLQFLADVRQSGALDQNVGPPVIHCSAGIGRSGTFCLVDSCLVLIEENGLNSVNVRDVLLEMRRYRMGLIQTPDQLRFSYEAIIEGAKQLPSNNVNINTNEVRNNSYNPVEAICNSLLEEVEEDDEEDEEDDTPPQPPPRGESLVKSEWIPSPTSDNADISSPPDKPLPCEPPSYTEPSTSPPPANPALVANNLHDQNSDNVALPGELHNDGENTFKASSPPSSPDTKNELRQRNLAKKEKLAAQVREMKRRQKETEEWQQLKRSLFKPLSIGIGAAIVGGGVIAFCGYLYLRG
- the LOC107216964 gene encoding tyrosine-protein phosphatase non-receptor type 2 isoform X5; translated protein: MTSETSGTSNVETEYLEINSKEAWPVLYQHIRNECGNYAYTCNESKKPQNRIFNRYRDVAPYDHSRIILKKGPCDYINANLVRMDRAHRQYILTQGPLANTSGHFWLMVWEQNSKAVLMLNKVIEKNLVKCHQYWPLEGSSNHIMMFPDVGLKVEYLSKTDASHYTTRILRLTDVESKESREILHFHYTMWPDFGVPQSPTAFLQFLADVRQSGALDQNVGPPVIHCSAGIGRSGTFCLVDSCLVLIEENGLNSVNVRDVLLEMRRYRMGLIQTPDQLRFSYEAIIEGAKQLPSNNVNINTNEVRNNSYNPVEAICNSLLEEVEEDDEEDEEDDTPPQPPPRGESLVKSEWIPSPTSDNADISSPPDKPLPCEPPSYTEPSTSPPPANPALVANNLHDQNSDNVALPGELHNDGENTFKASSPPSSPDTKNELRQRNLAKKEKLAAQVREMKRRQKETEEWQQLKRSLFKPLSIGIGAAIVGGGVIAFCGYLYLRG
- the LOC107216964 gene encoding tyrosine-protein phosphatase non-receptor type 2 isoform X3 translates to MTSETSGTSNVETEYLEINSKEAWPVLYQHTRSNNLLPTSVQQSSLSDWSHIRNECGNYAYTCNESKKPQNRIFNRYRDVAPYDHSRIILKKGPCDYINANLVRMDRAHRQYILTQGPLANTSGHFWLMVWEQNSKAVLMLNKVIEKNLVKCHQYWPLEGSSNHIMMFPDVGLKVEYLSKTDASHYTTRILRLTDVESKESREILHFHYTMWPDFGVPQSPTAFLQFLADVRQSGALDQNVGPPVIHCSAGIGRSGTFCLVDSCLVLIEENGLNSVNVRDVLLEMRRYRMGLIQTPDQLRFSYEAIIEGAKQLPSNNNINTNEVRNNSYNPVEAICNSLLEEVEEDDEEDEEDDTPPQPPPRGESLVKSEWIPSPTSDNADISSPPDKPLPCEPPSYTEPSTSPPPANPALVANNLHDQNSDNVALPGELHNDGENTFKASSPPSSPDTKNELRQRNLAKKEKLAAQVREMKRRQKETEEWQQLKRSLFKPLSIGIGAAIVGGGVIAFCGYLYLRG
- the LOC107216964 gene encoding tyrosine-protein phosphatase non-receptor type 2 isoform X4 translates to MTSETSGTSNVETEYLEINSKEAWPVLYQHTRSNNLLPTSVQQSSLSDWSHIRNECGNYAYTCNESKKPQNRIFNRYRDVAPYDHSRIILKKGPCDYINANLVRMDRAHRQYILTQGPLANTSGHFWLMVWEQNSKAVLMLNKVIEKNLVKCHQYWPLEGSSNHIMMFPDVGLKVEYLSKTDASHYTTRILRLTDVESKESREILHFHYTMWPDFGVPQSPTAFLQFLADVRQSGALDQNVGPPVIHCSAGIGRSGTFCLVDSCLVLIEENGLNSVNVRDVLLEMRRYRMGLIQTPDQLRFSYEAIIEGAKQLPSNNVNINTNEVRNNSYNPVEAICNSLLEEVEEDDEEDEEDDTPPQPPPRGESLVKSEWIPSPTSDNADISSPPDKPLPCEPPSYTEPSTSPPPANPALVANNLHDQNSDNVALPGELHNDGENTFKASSPPSSPDTKNELRQRNLAKKEKLAAQVREMKRRQKETEEWQQLKRSKQSDTVELTESVHEEAESSN
- the LOC107216959 gene encoding abasic site processing protein HMCES isoform X1 encodes the protein MTNKMAARSTVDCYSMTSRNPSKLEINVGTIRTIRTQLVKCKQSAVWPSKLSRTLDAVEMCQACQHKGSAGKYRWTRWQAGDAGSGTGYWPSYNLAPRDILPCIVAGRYFNVEEERVLHPMQGDYREYNIAPYNARYEGLFESKVYSHPLLHGQRCVIVCDGYYEWKTRRQTIKGVKQPYFIYAKQDEGVKIEDRQTWKAEWSEDDGWKGIKLLKIPGIFDTWLSGEKKIVYSCSMITTNTEEIPSWLHHRIPMVLESEEEVADWLDYTNVSMNDALEKLHHPPIDSLQWHRVDPRVNDSRFNNISCYKPIVIGEKKDEASSSGMVASRLQTGSTTSVENKSEIDAGDDESPTKRLKSG
- the LOC107216959 gene encoding abasic site processing protein HMCES isoform X2 translates to MCGRTVCTLDAVEMCQACQHKGSAGKYRWTRWQAGDAGSGTGYWPSYNLAPRDILPCIVAGRYFNVEEERVLHPMVWGIIPRWVKQGDYREYNIAPYNARYEGLFESKVYSHPLLHGQRCVIVCDGYYEWKTRRQTIKGVKQPYFIYAKQDEGVKIEDRQTWKAEWSEDDGWKGIKLLKIPGIFDTWLSGEKKIVYSCSMITTNTEEIPSWLHHRIPMVLESEEEVADWLDYTNVSMNDALEKLHHPPIDSLQWHRVDPRVNDSRFNNISCYKPIVIGEKKDEASSSGMVASRLQTGSTTSVENKSEIDAGDDESPTKRLKSG